The genomic region ACAACTTTACTTTTCTTAGGGAATTCTGGAGTTTTGGAACGATCATATTCCGTTAGAAAGACCTTCATACCAGTAACTTTCATAATTCATAACCCCTTTCCGTTCTATGATTTTGGAGATGCTTAGTGCCCAAATGAAATGATTCATACAAAATCCGTTTCTGTAATCTTTGTGGTACGCATGCGAATGATACCGTAGATAACAGCCGCGGCAAGAACGCATACATTGATTATGGCCAATTGCATATTGAGGTCGATAACGGACTTGTAAATAATATATGCCTGAGCACAGCCGCTGATAAACATCAGAACATAATAGACAGAATTTGGCATATGCAGCCAAGACTCTTTCCAATTCGCTGCAAATTTTATGGGGAAGATAAATCCCGCCATAATTATCAGAGCGTTCTGAAAACCACTGAGAATCAATGTTGAGTTGGTAATCTGTTTAACGCTCATTCCCGTACAGATGGGCAAGCAACCGATAACAAAAATAACCATGATCGCGACCCAATACGCGCCAAAGCGATTTTGTTTTGCCAGAAACTTTGGCAGCCAACCCTCTTTGACACCAGCCAGAACAGGCATCGCAGAATTCATAATGCCAGAATTCATCGTTGTCAGTAGAGCAAAAATAGGACCGCCAAACATGAACACATAATACAAGAACGTCGGTAATATGGCCCTGGCGGTATCAGTCATAGTACCGTTGGCTGTTTTTTCGAGAGGGAGTACAGCGCCTGAAGCGAATCCGACGGCGGTATAAAGCAGAAAGATGATACCCGTCGTAATGAGCATGGCAAGGGGGATATTCCTTTTGGGGTTTTCCGCCCGGGGCACGAAATTTGCGACCAACGAATGTCCGTTAGTTGAATAGTTGAGCAACACAACCGCTGAAAGCCAGCCCATTAAGCCATTAGTAAACATCTTAGGACTATCGAAATCCAGATAACCAGGCTGAATTTGGAAACAGCAGACAGCAGAGAATGTAAACAGGCAAATCAGCAGGCAGGGGGTCGCAAATGACTGAATCTTGGCCATCACATCGACACCGAAAAGATTGGCCAATGTCAGGAGTCCCCACACAGCAATAGCCATGACGATGCGATTCTGTGAAGGATACATGGCCGCCAAATAATTGCCTATGGAAAGGACGGCAGTACCACGTGCCATCCAGTTAATCAGCGACGAGATGGTAATCATACCGCCATACTGACGTCCGCAGGTACGCGTCACCATTCCGTAAATGCCGCCGGGAACAACCTCCGTGCTGAAAAAGAAAATTTGCGGAAAAATTCGGGCAAGTCCCATAACTACCGCAGCCGAATAAGCGAACCATGCCGAATATCCCGTAACGCCAAGAGCCGCTCCCACAATTGTGACAACGCCGGCGCCGACCACCTGCCCCGTCGCCAGCCATACAAGTTGAGGCAGGGTGAGTTTGCTGATATTATTCTCCATCTGAAAAAACACCTCCACTCAATCCACTAATTGTCAAAAACATATTGTACGTTTTGCGATATAGCGCCCGGAGATCGCCCTGCGCAGGTGCTCGAAATATCATTACTGTGGCCACAGTCAAATCATAACTGCCTTGACCACAAAAGAAAATTATTTTTTGATCTCACTCGTATTTGATGTGCATCTCATGTTATGACAAGGATAAAGTTTGATAATCATCAATCCGTTATTGCGTAATATTCTTACTTTATAAAACAGTTTTTGAGCGGGAGGATTTCGTAGAGAAAAAGAAAGCATCTTGCAGCTGGATCTTTTCCAGCTGCAAGATGCTAAAGGTACTACTGTGTGTTTTTGGGAACGCGCTGATGAATGGCATTTTCTCAAAAAGCTCATTCTGCCAAATGTGTATTTACCGACCTCCCAGAAGCTGAAGTCTTCTTTGTTGAGCGCCTCCTTAGCTCGACGAATTGGGGAAAACGAGTGGTTTAAAACTGTCGATGTGGAATTTTTTCTCAAGGGATAGCGCTGCGTTTACAATAAAAGTGTAAAAAGTGCGCCTAATGTTCGTCAGTTCAATCGCTTTATTCCATGCAATAACCTGTGTTCGAGGTTCACGAACGAGGGAAGTGAAAGGAACGGCGGTAAGCCCCTCAAGACGCGAAAATTTAGCGCCCAGTCCAACGTTCGTCGTAATAAAAACACATTTTTGAGCTCGAATCAAATCGTAGCGTAGTATTTCATCGCTCTCAAGAATCTTAGGCTGATTGACTCCATTGTCTTGCAAAATCGTGAGTGAATGCTGATATTTACGTGGGTTAGCCTTCTTGTAATACTGAAAAAAAGTTTCATCTTTCAAATCATTGAGACTTACGCTCTCACGCTTAGCAAGACGATGACCACTGCTCATGAGGACATAGTACTTCTCCGGTTTGAATAAAATGTGGTATTTAAACTTGTTATCGGTAACGTTATATACATTCCCTAGATAAAAGTCAAACGGCTCCGTTAATTGGGCAAAGTCGACAAGCGGAGTGATATTAAGTTGAATATTTGTGAATTTGTTTTTGAAGTCAAGGAAGGCGCCCGCCCAGATATGCGTATTTTCTACAAAGATCAACAGCGTTTGCGATTGGCGACTGCGCTGTGCTTCAGTCACTGCGGTATCAAATAAAGCTTGAGCTTGACTGATATATTTGTAAAAGATCTTGCCGCTGGTACTGAGCCGGATATTGCGGCCTTTACGCTCAAAAAGCTCGACATTTAGCTCTTTTTCCAGCTTTCTGATTGTGGCGCTAAGAGAAGAGGCCGAGATCATGAGTTCTTCCGCAGTCTGAGTCAAATGTTGCCTTTGCGCTAATTTGATGAAATATCGCAGCTGAAGGAGTTCCATCAACGCCCCTCCCCATATATCATTTTGGCTGAATATTTTCTTTGAGTTATGGATATAGAAGGATCATTTCTTTATCCAATTAATTGAATACTGTGATTATTCTTGGTACTTATTTTAAGCCATCTCAAATTTTTTGCAATAAAAGCAATGGAACTTGGTTACAATGAGCAATCTGTTTTAACTTAGCGGAAAGAAGCGGGGGCCATTGTAGAGGCTTTTTAATAATGTTCCACATGGAACATTTGCCCTTCAATCCTTCAGTCGCATGAATTTACGGCTGAACATGAAAAACGGGGCGCGTTTCCCGTTCCGGCGCGCGAAAATCCAGCCGCCGCGGCCAGCCGGCATTTGTGCAGCGGGGGAACCTGTGCTACAATGTTTTTCGCAACCGAACAAGACAGTTCGAGACCATCCTGTCTTTAAACAAAACTAAGGGCTGCGCCCGGGGCTTTTCGCGGATTTTTTTCCGCGCGGAGCGGCGGGCGCGACGCGCCGTTACGGCGCGGCGGATGGGGAGCTGAAAGGCTCTCCTTTTTTGTGGCCTTTTCGCGGCGCGGGAAGGTGCGGAGGATTTTTTTCGATGAAGGAACTGACGGTGACCCGCAAGCTGACGATCTCGGCGCTGGTCGTGGCGCTGTACGTGGTCGTGATGACGACGACGCGCAGCTTCGCCTTCGGGCAGTATCAGGTGCGCGTCGCCACGTCGCTATACGCGCTGAGCGGCATTTTCCCGTTTCTGGTGCTGCCGCTGGGCTTCGCCAATTTTCTCAGCAACGCGCTGATGGGAGGGCTGGGGCCGCTGGACATGGTCGGCGGCATTCTCGTCGGGCTGCTGACCAGCGGCGCGATCGCCGCGTTTCGCCGTTCGCCGCGCGCGCCGTGGATCGCCGCGGCGGCGATCACGCTGATCCCGGGGCTGGGGGTGCCGCTGTGGCTGAGTTATCTGCTGCATCTGCCCTATTTCGTTCTGGCGGCGAGTCTGCTGATCGGGCAGGCAGTCGCCGGCGTTTTCGGGGGGCTGCTGCTGGCGGCGCTGCAAAAACGCCTCGCCGCGGACGGGGAGCAAAGGAGCTGAAGACATGACGCGCACGCCTGAAGAGATGAAGGATCTGTCGCTGCTGGGGCGCCGCACGGCCTACAAGAGCGATTACGCGCCGGAGGTGCTGGAATCGTTTCCCAACAAGCATCCGGGGCGCGATTATTTCGTCAAGTTCAACTGCCCGGAGTTCACGAGCCTGTGCCCGATGACGGGGCAGCCGGACTTCGCCAACATCACGATCAGTTACGTTCCCGACGGGCGTCTGGTGGAGAGCAAATCGCTCAAACTGTATCTGTTCAGCTTCCGCAATCACGGCGATTTCCACGAGGACTGCGTCAATGTCATTCTGGAGGATCTGGTCAGGTTGCTCTCGCCCAAGTACATCGAGGTCTGGGGGCGCTTCACGCCCCGCGGCGGGCTGAGCATCGACCCGTACGCGAACTGGGGCAAGCCGGGCACGGCCTGGGAAAAAACGGCCGAAGACCGCCTGCGTCTCCACGACCTGTCGCCGGAGCTCGTGAATTACCGCTGAGCGCCGCGCCGCGGCCAGCGCGCGACGGGGCGCGAAAGCGCAAAAAGAAGAAATCCGTCTTGTCGCATATCTTTCGATCGCAGCAGCCGAGGCCGTTTATAAAAAATGTTCCACGTGGAACGCTGGACTTTTCGCGGGAAACGTCTTTTGCAAAGCGCGGCGGCAAAAAACAAGGGCGTCCACAGGAGAAATTTTCCTGCGGACGCCCTTGTTGCGCATGAACGGGGTTACTGTCTTTCCCGTTCGGTATAAAGGATCAGGGCGACGAACTGCAGCGGGCCGTCGCCGCTGTTTTCGATGCCGTGGCATTCGCCGTCGGGGCAGTGCGTCATGTCGCCTTCTGTGACGTCGATCCACGTGCCGTTGTCGTTGTAGCGCGCCGTGCCTTTGAGGATATAATAGGTCTCGGAATCGCCCGCGTGGGCGTGCGTGCCGATCGACGCGCCCGGCTCCAGCGTGGTGAAGCCGAACTTGCGGCCGTGCCCGCCCATCTCGTCAGGCGCGAGAATCTCGCGCGAGAGCAGCGCGCCCGTGCCGCCCTTGAAGTTCTCGACTCTGGATAACGCGATTTCCGTTCCTCTGCGAATCATTGTCCCACTCTCCTTCGCACCGTTTTATTGCCACGGCATGCGGTCAATTTTGCGCCGGTCAAGGTCGATCCCGTGCTCGCCGAGGATGCTCCAGACCATTTCCACGGCGCCGGCGATGACGTTCGGGCAGATGCGTTTGCGCAGCCCGGCGTCGTCGTGGATGATGCTCTCGCAGGTCGTGCCTTTCCAGTAAGCGCGGAACGTCTCCGTCAGCTCTTTGACGTACTGCTTGATCGTTTCGCTGCGCGGCTCGCGCGCCGTGCCTTTGCCGAGGTACAGCCCCATCAGCGCGGCGCCTCCCGCCAGCGCGCCGCAGGCGCCGCCGCACGCTCCGCCGCAGAATCCCTCCATGGCGCGGAGCAGATCGGGGTCGTCGATCCCCAGCCGCCTCATGCCGATGGCCAGCACCGTCTGGGAACAGCAGAAGTGCTGATCCGCATTGAGTTCCCCGACGAGCGCGTCAAGATTTTCCAGCCATCGGTCCGCGCCGGCTCGAGCGCCGCACTGACACTCCTTGGAACCGTCGTGCATTTTCCTCTTCCCCCCTTAAAATCGTGCCAAAGACTTCGGTTTATTATACAACAAGCGCTCCTTTCCCCGGGGCGTCATTTTCAGGAGGTCCTTCCATGCCATTTTTCGGCTGTCACCTTTCCGTCGCCGGCGGATTCAGAAAGATGGGCAAAAACGCCCTGTCTATCGGCGCCGACACGTTCCAGTTCTTCACGCGCAATCCCCGCGGCGGCGCCGTGCGGGCCGCCGATCCCGACGACGCCGCGGCGCTGAAAAGCATCATCGCCGCGCATCGCTTCGGCCCGCTGATCGCCCACGGCCCCTACACGCTCAATCCCTGCTCGGCCGACGCGAAGGTGCGCGAGTTCGCGCTGCTGGCGATGGCCGACGATCTGCAGCGTTTGGACGAGCAGCTGCCGGGCAATCTGTACAACTTCCATCCCGGCAGCCACGTCGGCCAGGGCTGCGAAAAGGGCATCGACCTGATCGTGGCGGCGCTGAACGAGATTTTGCCCGCGGTGAAGCGCACCGCCGTGCTGCTGGAAACCATGTCGGGCAAGGGCAGCGAGGTGGGCGGTGATTTCGAACAACTGGCGGAGATCCTGAGCCGCGTCAGCTGTCCCGAGAAGATGGGCGTGTGCCTCGACACCTGTCACGTCTATTCGGCCGGCTACGACATCGCCGGCGACCTCGACGGCGTGCTCGACCGTTTCGACCGCATCGTGGGGCTGAAACGCCTGCGCGCCCTGCACCTCAACGACAGCATGACGCCGTTCGGCAGCCGCAAGGACCGCCACGAAAAACTCGGCAAGGGCAGCCTCGGCCTGGCCGCTTTCGCGGCGCTGGTCGTCCATCCGGCCTTGGCGAAGCTGCCCATGTGCCTGGAAACGCCGCAGGATTCCCTCTCCGGCTGGGCGGCCGAGATCGCCCAGCTGCGGAGGTTCGCGGCGAACAAATAGACGGAGCGGAGAGACAGCCGTTTTCTCGCGGCGAACAGGAACGAGCGCTCGATGGGGAAACGCGCTAAGAAATGTATTTTAAATACACAGACGCCGCTGATTGACAACGCTCAATCGATTATGAAATAATGAAAACGCATCCGGACGCAAATAAAAAAGGAGGCGTATTCATGGAGCAGAACAAAGGGAAAAGCACGTTGCAGGTCCTTCTCGGCGCGGCGTTTCTGATGGCGACGTCGGCCATCGGGCCGGGATTTTTGACGCAGACGACGGTCTTCACGCAGCAGCTTTTGGCTTCGGCGGCTTTCGCCATCGCCGTGACGATCGCGGTGACGGCGGTGGTGCAGCTCAACATCTGGCGCATCATCTGCGTGTCGAAGCTGCGCGCGCAGGACGTGGCCAATCGGGTCGTGCCCGGTCTGGGCTATCTGCTGGCCTTCGCCGTGGCGCTCGGCGGTCTGGCGTTCAACGTCGGCAACGTCGGCGGCGCGGCGCTGGGGCTGAACACGATGGTCGGGCTCGACGTGCAGGCCGGCGCGGCCGTCAGCGCGGCGATCGCCGTTTTCATCTTCCTCAACAAAGACCTCGGCAAGGCGATGGACCGCTTCACGCAGCTGCTCGGCTTCCTGATGATCGCGCTGATGCTCTACGTGGCGTTCAAGGCGGCGCCGCCGGTGGCGCTGGCGGCGAAAGAGACCGTGATGCCGAGCACGGTCAACTGGATGATCATCCTGACGCTGATCGGCGGCACGGTGGGCGGCTACATCTCCTTCTCCGGCGCGCATCGCCTCATCGACGCGGGCGTGCACGACGTGCGCGACGCGACGAAGAGCGCCGTGAACGGCATCGTCGTCACGTCGATCATGCGCATTCTGCTGTTCCTTGCCGTGCTGGGTGTGGTTTACGTGGCGGCCGGCCAGCCGGCGGTCGTGCTCGACGCGGCCAATCCCGCCGCCGACGCCTTCCGCAAGGGAGCCGGCGAGGTCGGCTACCGCATGTTCGGCGTGGTGCTGTGGGCCGCGGGCGTGACCTCGGTGATCGGCGCTTCCTACACCTCCGTGTCGTTCCTGCGCTCACTGTTCGCCGCGGTGGACCACAACTACCGCTGGTGGATGATCGGCTTCATCTGCACCTCGACGGCGATCAACATTTTCATCGCCCGACCGGTGGCGCTGCTGATCGTGGCCGGTTCGATCAACGGCCTGATCCTGCCGCTGGCGCTGGCCTCGATCCTGCTCGGCGCGTACAAGAAAGACGTGGTCGGCGCGGAGTACCGCCACCCCGCGTGGCTGACGGCGACGGGATGGGTGGTGGTGGTCTTCACGCTGTGGATGGGCGTGAAGGCGCTGCCCAACATCATGAAGATCTTCTCGTAGCGGCACAAGACGAAGGAACTCCGGAGCGCGCTCCGGTCTGTGGAGTTTTTTTCAGCAAGGAGGCGGTCCCATGGAAGCGAAAATCCTGCCGGCCGGCGAGACGTGCCTGTTCGTCGATTTCGGCGAGGTGATCGACCTGGCCGTGAACGGCCGCGTGCAGTCTCTGGCGCG from Pyramidobacter piscolens W5455 harbors:
- a CDS encoding LysR family transcriptional regulator; translated protein: MELLQLRYFIKLAQRQHLTQTAEELMISASSLSATIRKLEKELNVELFERKGRNIRLSTSGKIFYKYISQAQALFDTAVTEAQRSRQSQTLLIFVENTHIWAGAFLDFKNKFTNIQLNITPLVDFAQLTEPFDFYLGNVYNVTDNKFKYHILFKPEKYYVLMSSGHRLAKRESVSLNDLKDETFFQYYKKANPRKYQHSLTILQDNGVNQPKILESDEILRYDLIRAQKCVFITTNVGLGAKFSRLEGLTAVPFTSLVREPRTQVIAWNKAIELTNIRRTFYTFIVNAALSLEKKFHIDSFKPLVFPNSSS
- a CDS encoding deoxyribonuclease IV translates to MPFFGCHLSVAGGFRKMGKNALSIGADTFQFFTRNPRGGAVRAADPDDAAALKSIIAAHRFGPLIAHGPYTLNPCSADAKVREFALLAMADDLQRLDEQLPGNLYNFHPGSHVGQGCEKGIDLIVAALNEILPAVKRTAVLLETMSGKGSEVGGDFEQLAEILSRVSCPEKMGVCLDTCHVYSAGYDIAGDLDGVLDRFDRIVGLKRLRALHLNDSMTPFGSRKDRHEKLGKGSLGLAAFAALVVHPALAKLPMCLETPQDSLSGWAAEIAQLRRFAANK
- a CDS encoding APC family permease, encoding MENNISKLTLPQLVWLATGQVVGAGVVTIVGAALGVTGYSAWFAYSAAVVMGLARIFPQIFFFSTEVVPGGIYGMVTRTCGRQYGGMITISSLINWMARGTAVLSIGNYLAAMYPSQNRIVMAIAVWGLLTLANLFGVDVMAKIQSFATPCLLICLFTFSAVCCFQIQPGYLDFDSPKMFTNGLMGWLSAVVLLNYSTNGHSLVANFVPRAENPKRNIPLAMLITTGIIFLLYTAVGFASGAVLPLEKTANGTMTDTARAILPTFLYYVFMFGGPIFALLTTMNSGIMNSAMPVLAGVKEGWLPKFLAKQNRFGAYWVAIMVIFVIGCLPICTGMSVKQITNSTLILSGFQNALIIMAGFIFPIKFAANWKESWLHMPNSVYYVLMFISGCAQAYIIYKSVIDLNMQLAIINVCVLAAAVIYGIIRMRTTKITETDFV
- a CDS encoding NRAMP family divalent metal transporter, whose translation is MEQNKGKSTLQVLLGAAFLMATSAIGPGFLTQTTVFTQQLLASAAFAIAVTIAVTAVVQLNIWRIICVSKLRAQDVANRVVPGLGYLLAFAVALGGLAFNVGNVGGAALGLNTMVGLDVQAGAAVSAAIAVFIFLNKDLGKAMDRFTQLLGFLMIALMLYVAFKAAPPVALAAKETVMPSTVNWMIILTLIGGTVGGYISFSGAHRLIDAGVHDVRDATKSAVNGIVVTSIMRILLFLAVLGVVYVAAGQPAVVLDAANPAADAFRKGAGEVGYRMFGVVLWAAGVTSVIGASYTSVSFLRSLFAAVDHNYRWWMIGFICTSTAINIFIARPVALLIVAGSINGLILPLALASILLGAYKKDVVGAEYRHPAWLTATGWVVVVFTLWMGVKALPNIMKIFS
- a CDS encoding cupin domain-containing protein; this translates as MIRRGTEIALSRVENFKGGTGALLSREILAPDEMGGHGRKFGFTTLEPGASIGTHAHAGDSETYYILKGTARYNDNGTWIDVTEGDMTHCPDGECHGIENSGDGPLQFVALILYTERERQ
- a CDS encoding QueT transporter family protein, whose translation is MKELTVTRKLTISALVVALYVVVMTTTRSFAFGQYQVRVATSLYALSGIFPFLVLPLGFANFLSNALMGGLGPLDMVGGILVGLLTSGAIAAFRRSPRAPWIAAAAITLIPGLGVPLWLSYLLHLPYFVLAASLLIGQAVAGVFGGLLLAALQKRLAADGEQRS
- a CDS encoding C-GCAxxG-C-C family (seleno)protein, whose amino-acid sequence is MHDGSKECQCGARAGADRWLENLDALVGELNADQHFCCSQTVLAIGMRRLGIDDPDLLRAMEGFCGGACGGACGALAGGAALMGLYLGKGTAREPRSETIKQYVKELTETFRAYWKGTTCESIIHDDAGLRKRICPNVIAGAVEMVWSILGEHGIDLDRRKIDRMPWQ
- the queF gene encoding preQ(1) synthase; protein product: MTRTPEEMKDLSLLGRRTAYKSDYAPEVLESFPNKHPGRDYFVKFNCPEFTSLCPMTGQPDFANITISYVPDGRLVESKSLKLYLFSFRNHGDFHEDCVNVILEDLVRLLSPKYIEVWGRFTPRGGLSIDPYANWGKPGTAWEKTAEDRLRLHDLSPELVNYR